A segment of the Lolium perenne isolate Kyuss_39 chromosome 3, Kyuss_2.0, whole genome shotgun sequence genome:
ATGATGCGGTTTCATgatgattctgcaattgcatatgTGTGGGGTGAGAATGGGCATATATATACCTCGACTTGCCGTTGCAACGATTGCACGTAGTTGATGATCTCGTCGAGCATCACAGCCTTGCCTACCACCTGAAACAGGCAATGGTTTCACGATTTCATATCTGGGCACACCAAGCTCTGAAACTAAGCTACTCAAACGGCAACAATTGCAATTGTGAGTGTGTTATTTTTGGTTGCAGTTGTAGTACCTTGTTGCAACCCGGGACAAGATCCTGCAGCAGCTTCATCCTCTGGCTGATCTTCTCTCTTCTAACCTGACCAAGACAAGACAAGACAGGGCAAAGCATAAGAAATTGTTCAGCAAAGATGGTCAGTCGCAGGATCAATGGAACCCAGTGCAGAGCGCGAGGCCAAGAAAGAATTGTTTGTACCCTCTCGGCGAGGCTGTGGCTGTCCGTCGCCTCCCCGCGCCTCGCCCGGACGTGGATGAAGTCCTGATGCGGGTCGGGGACGGGCCTGCCGTCCTTGCCCTGCTTCTTGCCACCGTTCTCGCTGCTGCTCTGTGCGGCCTTCCCCTTGCCGGAATTCTCCTCGGCGCCGTTGCCCTCCTCCATGGATTTGCAACGCTTCGACGCCGAATCGTCCTGCACGATCACGTTCATAGGATGAGAAGATCGATCACTAGTTTAGCTCCAGAGTACATACATAGCTGAGCGGAATTCGGGTTGTGCGTACCTTGGCGAGAAGATCCTTGGCGGAGGTGGACATGGAGCTGTCCTTGCCTTTCCCCTTGGCGCCGGTGGCCTTCCGCTTCCGCGCATTGCCGTCCTTGAGCGGGCCGGCCGACGCCGGATCGGAGACCGAGGAGTCGTCCCGGAGCTCCATCTCCCTCAATGCGCCGACGGGGCCGTCGTCCGGGAGGCCGTAGCTGGCGCGGGCGTCGAAGCTGGagaggcgcgcggcggcgcgcTCGGCGAAGCCCGGGTCGGCGAGGAACTGGTCCAGGGAGGCTATGGGCATCAGGTTCTCCAGCGTGGGCGGCAGGCCGGCGCCGCCAGGGTAGTGGTGGGGGTGGTACTGGCCCATCATGGAGAGGTTGAGCTTGGGCGGCGAGCCGGCGTAGTGCGGGCGCGGCGAGATCCCGTGGAGCGCGCGGGCGTCCGTGGTGTTGGCGGCGGGCGGGGAGGAGGTCATGGGGTCGAGCTGGTGCCCTGCGTCCATGGAGGAGCTGTCCCAGCTGTTGAGGTTGAGGAAgctctgcggcggcggcggcggcagctggTCCGGCGGGCCGCAGTTCATCGATCCCCTTGCCGCGCAAAGATCTGCGCACCCGCAATTGCGCAAGAAACCGCAAGAAGAAGAGGCCGAATTCCGAGAAGAAGCGCGCGGTGACGAGCGGAGACGGCCCGAATCGAGCAAAGAAGCGCGCGCGGGAGGGCGAGGCAAGTAGCCACCAAATCCCACTACGGGAGGGAAGGAGGGCCGGAGATAAGGGTAAAGGCGAGAGCTTTTGGTGTGCGTGACAACGCAGGTGGGAGAAAAGTGGAGAGGAGTGGGAAAGAAGCACCTAAAACAAAGCAAAAGCTTGCGCAGGCAAAAGCAGAGGAGAGACGAGACGAGTCGAGAGAGAGAGTGGTGATAGTGGTAGAGAGGTTGGGGGAGTGTGGTGGTGGGAGTATGTATATAGGTCCAGGATGGCATGGGTCAAAATGGAGGTGCTATGCCCATCATCGCCTCAGCCTTTCCTGCCATGaaacaaggaggaagaagaagaagaagctggaGAGAGTGGCACTGCAGAGAGATCACCTCACAGCCTCAGGGTGGTGGAGAAGTGGAAGCTCGAGTGGTGGTAGTGGTGAGTTTCTTGCAGGAAAGAAGGGGTAAAGGGTGAAGCtgatcatgatgatgatgatgcattGCATTTGCTGGCTACCTTTACCTGAGTGTGATGCAAACATAAATAAATGCTAAAAATTAGTAGATGGTAAAATTGGAGATGTTCTTGTATTTTACATTACTTTGCGTTATGTTTTTCTGATCCTGGGATATTTTTCTCATAAAACTATGAGGTGAAGGCGATGGTCCCTATAAGCAGCAGGGCTGTTGTAGGTTTGGCCGTGGAATTGAGAGATGAACCAATCATGAAATTTGGGAATGGGAAGAAGGCCACAAGGGGACACAGGATGCTTGGTAGTTTGGGTTGGATCCTACCACTACTGTGTTGCCTACCCAACAAAATAAGAATCGTTTTTAATAATtgtctagtttttaattttggggATGCAGCGGTAGCCCATTGGATGGAACCCGGCGTGATTTGTTCTCGTGTGCTCCGGAACTGTTTGAGGCTGATTGGGGTTTTCAACCCCTTCTGTTCCATGGTTTTTCTAGTAGCACCCGAGTGAGTCTCATCGTCACACTATTTTAAAGAAGTAAATTCTAGATAAACAAACACATTACAACGGAAAGTTTAAAGAACCATCCATATTCGTTAAAATTACCAAAAAAAAACTAACAAAATTAAGTGAATTCGTTCCAATGTGCACCGATTCGCTAGTTTAGCTATCGTAACAAGGAATATGTCAGTGGTGACGTGGTAAAACGTTTAGGATTAAAGGATACATATGCTGGGATGAATTTAGTTCTTTTGTTTGTAAATTTTCAATGGACAGAGCCGTGGCCACAAGCGCCCCACCGCCTCGAAGCTCGCTGGAGGTGATGGAGCGCGTTTGGCCAGTGCAATTATCCGAGACAGACGTCCCACCTCTACCACGTCAtaactgacaggtggggcccattaTCAGAAACGTTGTTAGCATGGCTAAAATCGATAATCAATGAATTCAATCAATTTTGGTAACTTTTTGTAATTTCAACGAATAGTTGTGTTTTTTCGAACTTGTAGCTTCTTTTTGACAATTAATACCTCACATATTCATAATAATAAATAGTACGTGGTAAAGATACACGAGTTGTttcaacgattacaaaataaagtctaaaagatactagCAAATCTTCGAGATCTTTAAACTCTTTTCTTCTTTTAagacacaatcttgtacttttctgaacGCAGCCAAAAATAGGTAAGAAACCATAGACTCGAAAATACCAACAAAGCTTCTTCCttaattttaatttgagccacaATGGCAAGGCTGCGTGCATGCGC
Coding sequences within it:
- the LOC127345330 gene encoding transcription factor bHLH62, whose protein sequence is MPSWTYIHTPTTTLPQPLYHYHHSLSRLVSSLLCFCLRKLLLCFRCFFPTPLHFSPTCVVTHTKSSRLYPYLRPSFPPVVGFGGYLPRPPARASLLDSGRLRSSPRASSRNSASSSCGFLRNCGCADLCAARGSMNCGPPDQLPPPPPQSFLNLNSWDSSSMDAGHQLDPMTSSPPAANTTDARALHGISPRPHYAGSPPKLNLSMMGQYHPHHYPGGAGLPPTLENLMPIASLDQFLADPGFAERAAARLSSFDARASYGLPDDGPVGALREMELRDDSSVSDPASAGPLKDGNARKRKATGAKGKGKDSSMSTSAKDLLAKDDSASKRCKSMEEGNGAEENSGKGKAAQSSSENGGKKQGKDGRPVPDPHQDFIHVRARRGEATDSHSLAERVRREKISQRMKLLQDLVPGCNKVVGKAVMLDEIINYVQSLQRQVEFLSMKLATVNPQLDFNNLPNLLAKDMQQSCGPLQSSQHFPLDASGAPLPFMSQPHQGNNNPLSCGMNDGMDDQGSMHPLDPAFCRSMGSQHHFLNGVGDAGSQVGAFWQDLQSVVQMDMGQSQEMATSSNSYDGSLQTVHMKMEL